A portion of the Cellulophaga algicola DSM 14237 genome contains these proteins:
- a CDS encoding ligase-associated DNA damage response DEXH box helicase — protein sequence MNRDELYTIAENWFQENNWKPFTFQKDTWKAFLQGKNGLLNAPTGSGKTYALWFPIILNYIKANPRYKTNHKKGLKAVWITPLRALSEEIRQSAERVAADLGTQMTVGIRTGDTTTKERTSQKKQMPDLLITTPESLQLLLASKGYEKIFKDCTAIVVDEWHELLGTKRGVQMELALSRLKTISTALRIWGISATIGNLEQAREVLLGTDPEVLENSVLIKAKLNKKITVKSIIPKKMETFPWRGHLGLHLLEDIIPILSASKTTLLFTNTRSQCEIWFQKILENHPEFAGEIAMHHGSINKETRAWVEQAIRNANLKAVVCTSSLDLGVDFAPVETVIQIGGPKGVARFLQRAGRSGHQPGKESVIYFLPTHAMELIEASALQEAVKHTVVEDRIPYLNSYDVLLQYLTTLAISDGFYPDEIYAEVINTFCYQALSKEQWQWLLNFLVLGSQSLQTYDEYKKIEIEEDGKFKVNNRGIAMRHRFQIGTIVSDANLTVRYQKGGYIGSIEEFFVSKLSPGDIFTFAGRNLEFIRIKEMQVHVRNSSKKTNKIPSWMGGRLTFSAQMSELLREELYKASSPNSSKKGKLSAELISLKHIFDKQKEESIVPKPSEFLIETFKTRDGYHHIFYPFEGRFVHEAMGSLLGYRISLLSPITFSLAFNDYGFELLSDQEIDLQQVLDNNLFSTDFMLSDLQKSLNATEMARRKFRDIAVISGMVFTGYPNKGVKMKHLQSSSQLLFDVFRDYEADNLLFQQAFTETFEHQLEEGRLRLALERIAQQEIVWKACQKPTPFSFPIITDRLREKLSSEKLADRIKRMTALLTKK from the coding sequence ATGAATAGAGACGAATTATATACCATTGCCGAAAATTGGTTTCAAGAGAATAATTGGAAACCTTTTACATTTCAAAAAGATACCTGGAAGGCTTTCTTACAAGGTAAAAATGGGTTATTAAACGCTCCCACAGGTAGCGGTAAAACCTATGCACTATGGTTTCCTATAATTCTGAATTATATAAAGGCCAACCCAAGGTATAAAACCAACCATAAAAAAGGGTTAAAAGCGGTATGGATTACGCCATTACGTGCATTGTCTGAAGAAATTAGACAATCTGCTGAACGGGTAGCTGCAGATTTAGGCACTCAGATGACGGTGGGCATTAGAACGGGAGACACCACTACAAAAGAGCGTACATCTCAGAAAAAACAAATGCCCGATCTCTTAATTACGACACCCGAAAGTTTGCAATTACTTTTAGCATCAAAAGGCTATGAAAAAATATTTAAAGACTGCACCGCCATTGTAGTAGATGAATGGCACGAACTTTTAGGAACAAAAAGAGGCGTACAAATGGAGCTTGCACTCTCTCGATTAAAAACAATTTCTACAGCACTCCGAATTTGGGGAATATCAGCAACCATAGGAAATTTAGAGCAAGCAAGAGAAGTCTTACTAGGTACGGATCCGGAAGTACTAGAGAATTCCGTCTTGATAAAAGCTAAACTAAATAAGAAAATTACCGTAAAAAGTATCATCCCAAAAAAAATGGAAACCTTTCCTTGGCGTGGGCATTTAGGATTACATTTATTAGAAGATATCATCCCGATACTAAGCGCTAGTAAAACAACCCTATTATTTACAAATACCCGTAGTCAGTGTGAAATTTGGTTTCAGAAAATATTAGAGAATCACCCCGAATTTGCGGGTGAGATTGCCATGCATCATGGAAGTATTAATAAAGAAACTCGCGCATGGGTAGAACAGGCTATCCGCAATGCCAATCTTAAAGCGGTAGTCTGCACGTCTAGTTTGGATTTAGGGGTAGATTTTGCCCCTGTAGAAACGGTCATTCAAATTGGCGGGCCAAAAGGTGTAGCTCGGTTTTTACAACGTGCAGGACGAAGCGGTCATCAACCTGGAAAAGAAAGTGTTATTTATTTTTTACCTACGCATGCTATGGAACTCATAGAAGCTTCTGCACTGCAAGAAGCTGTTAAACATACCGTTGTAGAAGATAGAATACCGTACCTTAATAGCTATGATGTGCTGCTACAATACTTAACCACACTCGCTATTTCAGATGGTTTTTATCCTGATGAAATTTATGCTGAAGTAATTAACACCTTTTGCTACCAAGCACTCTCTAAGGAGCAGTGGCAATGGTTACTCAACTTTTTAGTACTGGGAAGCCAGAGTTTACAAACCTATGATGAGTATAAAAAGATAGAGATAGAAGAAGATGGCAAATTTAAAGTCAATAATCGTGGTATTGCCATGCGACACCGTTTTCAAATTGGTACTATAGTTAGCGATGCTAATTTAACTGTACGCTACCAAAAAGGAGGTTATATTGGATCTATTGAAGAGTTTTTTGTTTCTAAATTATCTCCTGGAGACATTTTTACTTTTGCAGGTAGAAATTTAGAATTCATCAGAATAAAAGAAATGCAAGTTCATGTGCGTAATTCCAGTAAAAAAACCAATAAAATCCCTAGTTGGATGGGTGGGCGCCTCACTTTTTCCGCACAAATGTCAGAATTACTGCGTGAAGAATTATATAAAGCCTCCTCCCCTAACTCCTCCAAAAAAGGGAAGCTTAGCGCTGAACTCATTTCTTTAAAACACATTTTTGATAAGCAGAAGGAAGAGAGTATAGTTCCAAAACCAAGTGAATTTTTGATTGAAACTTTTAAAACACGTGATGGATATCATCATATCTTTTATCCGTTTGAGGGTAGGTTTGTTCATGAAGCAATGGGTAGTTTACTTGGCTATCGCATAAGTTTACTTTCACCAATTACATTTTCTTTAGCCTTTAATGACTATGGTTTTGAATTACTTTCTGACCAAGAGATAGACCTACAACAGGTTTTAGATAATAATTTGTTTTCCACAGATTTTATGTTGAGTGATTTACAAAAAAGTTTAAATGCTACCGAGATGGCACGCAGAAAATTCCGTGATATTGCGGTAATTAGTGGCATGGTATTTACTGGCTACCCTAATAAAGGAGTAAAAATGAAACACCTACAAAGTAGTTCTCAACTTCTTTTTGACGTTTTTAGAGATTACGAAGCTGATAATTTACTTTTCCAACAAGCATTTACAGAGACTTTTGAACACCAACTAGAAGAAGGGCGTTTACGGTTGGCCCTAGAGCGTATTGCACAACAAGAGATTGTTTGGAAAGCATGCCAGAAACCAACACCATTTTCGTTCCCTATAATTACCGATCGCTTACGTGAGAAATTATCTAGCGAAAAATTAGCAGATCGCATCAAACGTATGACCGCCCTACTTACTAAAAAGTAG
- the pdeM gene encoding ligase-associated DNA damage response endonuclease PdeM, translating into MTESIVLNGQTFTLHCSGALFWEEKSTLIVSDIHFGKISHFRKHGAAVPQKAIQKNFTLLETIVTQFTPKNICFLGDLFHSSLNAEWILFENWVATTNAQLYLVAGNHDIISPLRYEALNIQVVSEIVTQGFLLTHHPEEREGLFNFAGHIHPAIKLKGIGKQFLKLACFFKSNNQMILPAFGEFTGTFVLQPTKENEVYAIAKEEIFKIKIES; encoded by the coding sequence ATGACAGAATCTATAGTTTTAAATGGTCAAACATTTACCCTACATTGTTCAGGTGCTCTTTTTTGGGAAGAAAAAAGCACTCTTATTGTTAGTGATATTCATTTCGGAAAAATATCACATTTTAGAAAACATGGTGCTGCGGTTCCCCAAAAGGCTATTCAGAAAAATTTTACACTTTTAGAGACTATCGTCACCCAATTCACTCCAAAAAATATTTGTTTTTTAGGAGATTTGTTTCACTCCTCTCTAAACGCAGAGTGGATTTTATTTGAAAATTGGGTAGCTACAACCAATGCTCAGTTATACCTGGTGGCAGGAAATCACGATATTATTTCTCCCTTAAGATATGAAGCATTAAATATTCAGGTAGTATCTGAAATAGTAACTCAAGGGTTTCTATTGACGCATCATCCCGAAGAACGCGAAGGACTTTTTAATTTCGCAGGACATATTCATCCCGCTATTAAATTAAAAGGTATTGGAAAACAGTTTTTAAAACTGGCTTGCTTTTTTAAATCGAATAACCAAATGATATTACCTGCCTTTGGAGAATTTACGGGTACATTTGTACTGCAGCCTACCAAAGAAAATGAAGTATATGCAATTGCTAAAGAAGAAATATTTAAGATTAAAATAGAATCATAA
- the mfd gene encoding transcription-repair coupling factor, translated as MSQKIIQQLYEQSPQLQKLHTAISNFEKEKGIINIKGLIGSSLSFVLTDAFKNANTPFLLIFNDKEEAAYHLNDLEQMIGEKDVLFYPGSYRRPYQIEETDNANVLLRAEVLNRINSRKKPAVIVTYPDALFEKVVTRKELDKNTLKIKIEDSLSLDFLNEVLFEYKFKRVDFVTEPGEFSVRGGIVDVFSFSNDEPYRLEFFGDEVESIRTFDVETQLSLEKLNKITIIPNVENKFLDESRESFLQYIASNTLIFNSDLEVLLDRLDSFFEKAKEAFSKLSSDIKHAEPKALFVDSELFKKELDAFSLIVGGNPNLKEIAHEIQFNTRPQPSFNKKFDLLIDSLNEQEKAGFTNYIFCSSEQQAQRFHDIFDEVGKKVHYKTVVFPLFQGFIDIDLKITCFTDHQIFERYHKFHLKNGYSKKQAITLKELTRLDIGDYVTHMDHGVGKFGGLQKIDVEGKKQEAIKLVYGERDILYVSIHSLHKISKFTGKDGTPPKIYKLGSGAWKKVKEKAKSRVKKIAFDLIQIYAKRRTLKGFQYAPDGYLQHELEASFIYEDTPDQSKATEDIKRDMESERPMDRLICGDVGFGKTEVAIRAAFKAVANGKQVAVLVPTTILAFQHNRTFKERLKDMPVTVDYLNRFRTTKEKKDTLERLEAGKVDIIIGTHQLVNKNVKFKDLGLLIVDEEQKFGVAVKDKLKSIKENVDVLTLTATPIPRTLQFSLMAARDLSVINTAPPNRYPIQSDVIRFSEETIRDAVSYEIQRGGQVFFIHNRVENIKEVAGLIQRLVPDAKIGIGHGQMEGKKLEILMLAFINGEFDVLVSTTIIESGLDVSNANTIFINNANNFGLSDLHQMRGRVGRSNKKAFCYFITPPYEVMTSDARKRIEALEQFTELGSGFNIAMKDLEIRGAGDILGGEQSGFINDIGFDAYQKILAEAVEELKENEFKDLYEEIEGHTHEKVFVKETQIDADFELLFPDDYINNITERLNLYTALNLITDEEGLKKFELDLIDRFGELPIEAEDLLNSVRIKWIANAIGLEKIVMKQGKMIGYFIADQQSAFYQSANFTKVLQFVQAHPKLCKIKEKQTRNGLRLLLVFETINSLDKAYLAIQHFEKEKKLATN; from the coding sequence TTGAGCCAAAAAATCATTCAACAACTCTACGAACAGTCTCCGCAATTGCAGAAACTGCACACTGCCATTTCCAATTTTGAAAAAGAGAAAGGTATTATTAACATAAAAGGTCTTATAGGATCGTCTTTATCTTTTGTATTGACAGATGCTTTTAAGAACGCTAATACACCTTTTCTCCTAATCTTTAATGATAAAGAAGAAGCCGCTTATCATTTGAATGATTTAGAACAAATGATAGGGGAAAAAGACGTGCTCTTTTATCCTGGAAGTTACCGTAGACCGTATCAAATTGAAGAAACAGACAATGCTAATGTACTATTGCGTGCAGAAGTTTTAAACCGGATTAATTCGCGTAAAAAACCTGCTGTAATTGTTACCTATCCTGATGCTCTTTTTGAGAAAGTAGTGACCCGAAAAGAACTGGATAAAAACACATTAAAAATAAAGATTGAAGATTCTTTATCGCTAGATTTTTTAAACGAAGTACTCTTTGAATACAAATTTAAACGGGTAGATTTTGTTACAGAACCTGGAGAGTTTTCTGTTCGCGGTGGTATTGTAGATGTTTTCTCTTTCTCAAATGATGAGCCCTACCGTTTAGAATTTTTTGGTGATGAGGTAGAAAGTATCAGAACTTTTGATGTAGAAACCCAACTATCCCTTGAGAAATTAAATAAGATTACGATTATCCCTAACGTAGAAAACAAATTTTTAGATGAGTCTAGAGAGAGTTTTCTTCAATACATTGCATCAAACACCCTAATTTTTAACAGTGATCTAGAAGTTCTTTTAGATCGTTTAGATTCTTTTTTTGAGAAGGCAAAGGAAGCTTTTAGCAAACTTTCTAGTGATATAAAGCATGCAGAACCCAAAGCGCTATTTGTAGATTCTGAATTATTCAAAAAAGAGCTTGATGCATTTAGTCTAATTGTAGGCGGAAATCCTAACTTAAAGGAAATAGCGCACGAAATTCAGTTTAATACAAGACCTCAACCTTCTTTCAATAAAAAATTCGATTTATTAATTGATAGCTTAAACGAACAAGAAAAGGCTGGGTTCACCAATTATATCTTTTGTTCATCAGAACAACAAGCACAACGCTTTCATGATATTTTTGATGAAGTTGGAAAAAAAGTACATTACAAAACAGTAGTATTTCCACTTTTTCAAGGCTTTATAGATATCGATTTAAAAATAACCTGTTTTACAGATCATCAAATTTTTGAACGATACCATAAATTCCATTTAAAAAACGGGTATTCTAAGAAACAAGCCATTACGCTAAAGGAATTAACCCGTTTAGATATTGGCGATTATGTGACCCATATGGACCACGGTGTTGGAAAATTTGGTGGTTTACAAAAAATTGATGTGGAAGGCAAGAAGCAAGAAGCTATTAAATTAGTGTATGGCGAGCGCGATATCCTATATGTAAGCATCCATTCCCTTCATAAAATTTCTAAATTCACTGGCAAAGATGGTACGCCTCCAAAAATATACAAGCTTGGCTCTGGTGCTTGGAAAAAAGTAAAAGAAAAAGCGAAATCTAGAGTTAAGAAAATTGCCTTTGATCTTATTCAAATCTATGCAAAAAGAAGAACGCTAAAAGGATTTCAATATGCTCCTGATGGGTATTTGCAACACGAACTAGAGGCCTCTTTTATCTATGAAGATACGCCAGACCAAAGTAAAGCTACAGAAGATATTAAACGCGATATGGAAAGTGAGCGACCAATGGATCGTTTAATTTGTGGTGATGTAGGTTTTGGAAAAACTGAAGTTGCGATCCGTGCTGCATTTAAAGCGGTTGCTAACGGAAAACAAGTGGCTGTTTTAGTACCCACTACAATTTTAGCTTTTCAGCATAACAGAACATTTAAAGAGCGACTAAAAGATATGCCGGTTACGGTAGATTATTTAAATAGATTTAGAACTACTAAGGAGAAAAAAGACACCTTAGAACGCTTAGAAGCAGGTAAAGTTGATATTATTATTGGCACACACCAATTAGTAAACAAAAATGTAAAATTTAAAGACTTAGGATTATTAATTGTTGATGAAGAACAGAAATTTGGTGTAGCCGTAAAAGACAAATTAAAATCTATTAAAGAGAATGTAGATGTCTTGACATTAACAGCAACTCCTATCCCGAGAACATTACAATTTAGTTTGATGGCTGCTCGTGATTTATCGGTAATAAATACAGCACCACCAAACAGGTATCCTATTCAGAGTGATGTCATTCGCTTTTCAGAAGAAACCATCCGTGATGCGGTGAGTTATGAAATTCAACGAGGCGGACAAGTATTTTTTATCCATAATCGTGTAGAAAACATCAAAGAAGTTGCGGGTTTAATACAACGCTTAGTACCCGATGCTAAAATTGGAATTGGACACGGACAAATGGAAGGCAAAAAGCTAGAAATTTTAATGCTCGCTTTTATCAATGGAGAGTTTGATGTATTGGTCTCTACGACCATTATTGAAAGCGGACTAGATGTTTCTAATGCAAATACCATATTCATCAATAATGCCAATAATTTTGGTTTGAGTGATTTGCACCAGATGCGTGGACGTGTAGGACGAAGTAACAAAAAGGCATTTTGTTATTTTATTACACCGCCATATGAAGTAATGACCTCTGATGCTCGCAAACGAATTGAAGCTTTAGAGCAATTTACAGAATTAGGTAGTGGATTTAATATTGCCATGAAAGATTTAGAAATTCGTGGCGCTGGTGATATTCTTGGTGGCGAACAAAGCGGATTTATAAATGATATTGGTTTTGATGCCTATCAAAAAATCTTAGCGGAAGCTGTTGAGGAGCTTAAAGAAAATGAATTTAAAGACCTTTACGAAGAAATTGAAGGGCATACACATGAGAAAGTGTTTGTAAAAGAAACCCAGATTGATGCCGATTTTGAGTTGCTTTTCCCTGATGATTATATCAATAATATTACAGAACGATTAAATCTGTATACTGCACTAAATCTAATTACGGATGAAGAAGGTTTAAAGAAATTTGAATTAGACCTAATCGATCGTTTTGGAGAACTACCTATAGAAGCAGAAGATCTATTAAATTCTGTTCGTATAAAATGGATCGCTAATGCTATTGGTTTAGAAAAAATAGTGATGAAACAAGGTAAAATGATAGGATATTTTATCGCTGATCAACAATCTGCTTTTTACCAGAGTGCTAACTTTACAAAAGTATTACAGTTTGTACAAGCGCATCCTAAATTGTGTAAGATTAAAGAGAAACAAACGAGAAACGGATTGCGATTACTCTTAGTTTTTGAAACTATTAATTCTCTAGATAAAGCTTATCTAGCCATACAACACTTTGAAAAAGAAAAGAAACTAGCTACAAATTAA
- a CDS encoding TlpA family protein disulfide reductase yields the protein MKKILLSILALFALSVNAQHTISGTFTPAKDYTYLIAYRLKPGTQAYTADTAIKFGKFTLNMPKNAAPGMYRLVYAVPQDEYNFDVIYNGKEDIVLDFNTDEGVKYKTSEENSILNSYLHEINAAEKELINFYTEQSTNQKKFKALTKILSDIQKTYEAKSEGLLAYHFILGNAPYIPKSYKTVAQYVACKKENYFKAIDFKDPILQSSVFLTDKVANYVFTAVPLNLSGTEALEKEVIKNVDDVSAQISDLGPDFRFNLYNELWNTAVAYNYNKVADYIYSSYLKNLATATENLEIIKTIEAHNRLRLGEIAPEITWKVEKDVKKLSELAPAKNYLLIFWSSTCGHCLNELPALHKELRDKSDITVIAVGLEDEVENWEIESAKLPNFQHAISLGKWDSEYSKLYDIHATPTYYILDSEKRIIAKPEGDKAAVEFLNKIY from the coding sequence ATGAAAAAAATACTCTTGTCAATACTCGCGTTATTTGCATTAAGTGTTAACGCGCAACACACCATATCAGGCACCTTTACGCCTGCCAAAGATTATACCTACCTTATAGCCTACCGTTTAAAACCTGGCACCCAAGCTTACACTGCAGATACTGCAATTAAATTTGGCAAATTCACGCTAAATATGCCTAAAAATGCGGCACCAGGAATGTATCGGTTGGTATATGCTGTACCACAAGACGAGTATAATTTTGACGTTATCTACAATGGTAAAGAAGATATTGTTTTAGACTTTAATACAGATGAAGGTGTAAAGTACAAGACATCAGAAGAAAACAGTATTTTAAATTCCTATTTGCACGAAATTAATGCTGCAGAAAAAGAACTAATAAACTTTTATACAGAACAAAGTACAAATCAAAAAAAATTCAAAGCATTAACAAAAATTCTTTCAGATATTCAAAAAACCTATGAAGCTAAATCAGAAGGATTGCTTGCCTATCATTTTATTTTGGGAAATGCGCCATATATTCCAAAAAGTTACAAGACAGTAGCACAATATGTTGCTTGTAAAAAAGAAAATTACTTTAAAGCTATTGATTTTAAAGATCCTATTCTACAAAGCTCTGTTTTTCTAACGGATAAAGTAGCAAACTATGTTTTTACTGCAGTACCGTTAAACCTTTCAGGTACCGAAGCATTAGAAAAAGAAGTTATAAAAAATGTTGATGATGTTTCTGCTCAAATTAGTGATTTAGGTCCAGATTTTAGATTTAACCTATACAATGAGTTGTGGAATACGGCGGTAGCCTACAACTATAATAAAGTAGCTGATTATATATACAGTAGCTACCTTAAAAACCTAGCTACTGCAACAGAAAACCTAGAAATTATAAAAACAATTGAGGCTCATAATAGATTGCGTTTAGGCGAAATAGCACCAGAAATTACTTGGAAGGTAGAGAAAGATGTAAAAAAGCTTAGTGAATTAGCGCCTGCAAAAAATTATTTGTTAATTTTCTGGAGTAGTACATGTGGACATTGTTTAAATGAATTACCTGCTTTACACAAAGAGCTTAGAGATAAGTCTGATATTACCGTTATAGCAGTAGGGTTAGAAGACGAAGTAGAAAATTGGGAAATAGAATCGGCAAAGTTACCTAATTTCCAACATGCTATCTCTTTAGGAAAGTGGGATAGTGAATATTCAAAATTATATGACATTCACGCTACACCTACCTATTATATTTTAGATAGCGAAAAAAGAATTATTGCTAAACCAGAAGGTGATAAAGCAGCTGTAGAATTTTTAAATAAAATCTACTAA
- a CDS encoding dihydrolipoyl dehydrogenase family protein, whose protein sequence is MANKKFDVFVIGGGSAGQAVAKTCAKAGLHVAITERRDYGGTCPLRGCDPKKALLAATEVLEFAKNMNGNGIVKLPRLLWSDMQKFKKKFTKPIPKAAEESLVALGVVTFSGEASFLSEDTMVVGDEIIEADKFVIATGLMPLELPIEGAEYLKMSDDFLNLKKLPEQLVFVGGGYIGMEFAHMAARAGAKVTVIHSHERPLNEFDPDLVDVLTDYSKKIGIKFILNAKVNKVKKGKKKFKVHFEQNGHTNHIKANMVFNTAGRVPAIAMLELEKANVAYSAKGIEVNEYLQNTKNKNVYACGDVSEHGLPLTSMTGPEANTVSANILEGNKAKINTPVIPSVVYTLPNIASVGYSEEEAKKRYKNVTVNHESATDWFNARRINAPVYAYKVLVNERTKAIVGAHIIGPHAGETINLFSMAIRKEMTIDDMKEIIFAYPSWGYDVNRML, encoded by the coding sequence ATGGCGAACAAAAAATTTGATGTATTTGTAATAGGAGGTGGTAGTGCAGGGCAAGCTGTAGCGAAAACGTGTGCAAAAGCAGGTTTACATGTTGCAATTACGGAACGTAGAGATTATGGAGGTACTTGCCCCTTAAGAGGTTGTGATCCTAAAAAAGCACTTTTAGCAGCTACAGAAGTTTTAGAATTCGCTAAAAATATGAATGGAAACGGAATTGTAAAATTACCCAGACTGCTTTGGAGCGATATGCAAAAATTTAAAAAGAAGTTTACCAAACCAATTCCGAAAGCAGCAGAAGAAAGTTTAGTAGCGTTGGGGGTTGTTACTTTTTCTGGCGAGGCTTCTTTCTTATCAGAAGATACCATGGTTGTCGGCGATGAAATCATTGAAGCCGATAAATTTGTGATTGCTACAGGCCTTATGCCTTTAGAATTGCCTATTGAAGGCGCTGAATACTTAAAAATGAGTGATGATTTTCTAAACTTAAAAAAACTCCCAGAGCAGTTGGTTTTTGTTGGTGGTGGGTATATAGGAATGGAGTTTGCGCATATGGCGGCAAGAGCTGGCGCTAAGGTAACGGTTATACATTCTCATGAAAGACCTTTAAATGAATTTGATCCTGACTTAGTAGACGTACTAACCGATTATTCGAAAAAAATCGGTATTAAGTTCATACTAAATGCGAAAGTAAATAAAGTTAAAAAAGGGAAAAAGAAGTTTAAAGTACATTTTGAACAAAATGGCCATACCAACCATATTAAAGCGAATATGGTTTTTAATACTGCAGGTCGTGTGCCAGCAATAGCTATGCTTGAACTTGAGAAAGCCAATGTTGCTTATAGTGCAAAAGGAATTGAAGTAAATGAATACCTTCAGAACACGAAAAACAAAAATGTTTATGCTTGTGGTGATGTTTCCGAGCATGGATTGCCATTAACGTCAATGACAGGTCCAGAGGCTAATACGGTTTCAGCTAATATTTTAGAAGGTAATAAAGCCAAGATTAATACGCCTGTGATTCCATCGGTTGTTTATACGCTACCCAACATTGCTTCTGTAGGTTATAGTGAGGAAGAAGCTAAAAAGAGGTATAAAAATGTTACTGTCAACCATGAGTCGGCAACCGATTGGTTTAATGCTAGGCGCATAAATGCTCCAGTATATGCTTATAAGGTTTTAGTAAATGAACGTACGAAAGCAATTGTTGGTGCGCATATTATTGGGCCACATGCGGGAGAAACAATTAATCTATTCTCAATGGCTATTCGTAAAGAAATGACTATTGACGATATGAAAGAAATTATATTTGCCTACCCATCTTGGGGTTATGATGTAAATAGGATGCTATAA
- a CDS encoding ATP-dependent DNA ligase, whose translation MKNFASLIKTLDSTTKTNTKVAALAAYFAKASDTDKVWTIAILSHRRPPRPVNTTLLRLWASELSNIPLWLFEESYHIVGDLAETIALVLPEPPKQTDKTLTQFLEEMILLKKKTEEDKKAYLYENWKVLDYYERFVFTKLITGGFRIGVSQKLMTKALSKATEINEDILAYKLMGNWDPNSITFQELILEENENDYLSKPYPFYLAYAIENDVSDLGDVQQWSAEHKWDGIRSQTIFRNDELFVWSRGEELVTDKYPEFEALVGNIPNGTVIDAEILPYANNTIGTFNDLQTRIGRKNITKSLLNKTPVILKAYDILEWRGKDIRQLPFIERREILEKLITTISSSGLDVPLQLSATIHFNSWEEVTKERTRAREMRSEGLMLKRKDSPYLVGRKKGDWWKWKVAPLTIDAVLTYAMRGHGRRSNLFTDYTFALWNTKEDGEKELVTFAKAYSGLTDAEFRKVDAWIKKNTLERFGPVRSVTPHHVFEIAFEGIAISKRHKSGIATRFPRIIRWRHDKKIEDANTLEDLKGLIPVAIQETKN comes from the coding sequence ATGAAGAATTTTGCATCACTTATAAAAACGCTAGACAGCACAACCAAAACAAACACTAAGGTTGCTGCTTTAGCCGCGTATTTTGCAAAAGCGAGCGATACAGATAAAGTATGGACTATTGCTATTCTATCCCATAGAAGACCACCAAGACCTGTGAACACGACATTACTTAGACTCTGGGCCTCAGAGCTCTCTAATATTCCCCTATGGCTTTTTGAAGAGAGTTACCACATTGTAGGTGATCTAGCAGAAACTATTGCTTTAGTATTGCCAGAACCTCCCAAGCAAACCGATAAGACACTTACACAGTTTTTAGAAGAAATGATTCTCTTAAAAAAGAAGACAGAGGAAGATAAAAAAGCATACCTCTATGAAAACTGGAAAGTTCTAGACTATTACGAACGGTTTGTTTTTACCAAATTAATTACAGGAGGGTTCAGAATTGGCGTAAGTCAGAAATTAATGACGAAAGCCTTATCAAAGGCCACGGAGATTAATGAAGATATTTTAGCCTATAAATTAATGGGGAACTGGGACCCGAACAGCATTACTTTTCAAGAGTTAATTTTAGAGGAAAATGAAAATGACTACCTCTCCAAACCGTATCCTTTTTATTTAGCCTATGCTATTGAAAATGACGTAAGCGATTTAGGCGATGTTCAGCAGTGGTCTGCAGAACATAAATGGGATGGTATACGTTCACAAACCATTTTTAGAAATGATGAACTTTTTGTTTGGAGTCGTGGTGAAGAATTAGTTACGGACAAATACCCAGAGTTTGAAGCTCTTGTGGGTAATATCCCAAATGGCACTGTGATTGATGCGGAGATTCTTCCGTATGCAAATAACACCATAGGCACTTTTAACGATTTGCAAACCAGAATTGGAAGAAAAAATATAACAAAAAGCCTTTTAAATAAAACTCCCGTAATACTCAAAGCTTACGATATTTTAGAATGGCGAGGTAAAGATATTCGGCAGCTTCCATTTATCGAGCGAAGAGAGATACTAGAAAAGTTAATTACTACTATTTCTTCTTCAGGTCTAGATGTACCACTTCAACTTTCAGCAACCATACATTTTAATTCTTGGGAAGAAGTAACTAAAGAAAGAACACGTGCTCGCGAAATGCGTAGCGAGGGTTTAATGCTCAAGAGAAAAGACTCTCCGTACCTCGTTGGAAGAAAAAAAGGCGATTGGTGGAAATGGAAGGTAGCCCCCTTAACTATTGATGCGGTATTAACCTATGCCATGCGCGGACATGGAAGAAGAAGTAATTTATTTACAGATTATACCTTTGCCTTATGGAACACTAAAGAGGATGGAGAAAAGGAATTGGTCACGTTTGCGAAAGCGTACTCCGGACTTACTGATGCCGAGTTCCGCAAAGTAGATGCTTGGATCAAAAAGAATACTCTTGAACGTTTTGGCCCTGTGAGGAGTGTAACTCCCCACCATGTTTTTGAAATTGCTTTTGAAGGTATTGCAATATCTAAAAGACACAAGAGTGGTATCGCTACGCGGTTTCCTAGAATTATACGCTGGCGACATGACAAAAAAATTGAAGATGCCAATACGCTAGAAGATTTAAAGGGATTAATTCCTGTCGCAATCCAAGAAACGAAAAATTAG